In Niallia sp. FSL W8-0635, one genomic interval encodes:
- a CDS encoding anthrax toxin lethal factor-related metalloendopeptidase: MRWLKRIAPLSMIAATSILMGNSQLPNNQIYLKNLSELTIIKAHLTVDAKENLGNIIILPEGSFDQVEAAGMIERLNHLPSSLLKKVQSSGIKVKLFTGKLTDNKTAQKFAGIIPRGYTSKKTWDDVPGIGGGKVVLVKIGASEKGQGHSSINLEYHELAHSIDYKVLNNASKTEAYRLVWNEEKGKLFPNRPYFLQYAEEYFAETFAMFYVGGKEKEKLLQLAPKTYHYIASIK, translated from the coding sequence ATGAGATGGCTCAAACGAATAGCACCATTAAGTATGATAGCAGCAACAAGTATTCTGATGGGAAACTCACAGCTTCCGAATAATCAAATATACTTAAAGAACTTATCTGAACTAACCATTATTAAAGCACATTTAACCGTAGATGCAAAAGAAAATTTAGGGAATATTATTATATTGCCAGAAGGATCTTTTGATCAAGTAGAAGCAGCCGGTATGATAGAAAGATTAAATCATCTGCCTTCTTCGCTTTTAAAAAAGGTGCAATCTAGTGGAATAAAAGTGAAATTATTTACCGGTAAATTAACTGATAATAAAACCGCACAAAAATTTGCTGGAATTATTCCACGAGGATACACCTCTAAAAAGACATGGGATGATGTGCCTGGAATAGGTGGAGGGAAAGTAGTTCTTGTGAAAATAGGTGCTAGTGAAAAGGGGCAAGGGCATAGCTCTATTAATTTAGAATACCATGAATTAGCCCATTCCATTGACTATAAAGTATTAAACAATGCGAGTAAAACAGAAGCATATCGATTAGTTTGGAATGAGGAAAAAGGGAAGTTATTTCCTAATAGACCATATTTTCTTCAATATGCAGAAGAATATTTCGCAGAGACATTTGCAATGTTCTATGTTGGAGGCAAGGAAAAGGAAAAATTATTACAATTAGCTCCGAAAACATATCATTATATCGCTTCTATTAAATAA
- a CDS encoding TerD family protein — translation MAINLQKGQRVDLTKGNPGLSKILIGLGWDPVQQSKGGLLGSLFGGGQGANVDCDASVIMVNEQGKVQANSDVIYFGNLQSRDGSVKHSGDNLTGDGDGDDEQIHVELNKVPTHIHKLVFVVNIYDAVKRRQHFGMIQNAFIRIVNPLTNQALLHYNLTDDYAGKTSLIVGELYRHGQDWKFAAIGTGTNAGSLGEVVKSFS, via the coding sequence ATGGCGATAAATTTACAAAAAGGGCAAAGAGTTGATTTAACAAAGGGAAATCCAGGACTAAGTAAAATTTTGATAGGGCTTGGCTGGGATCCAGTTCAGCAAAGCAAAGGTGGCTTACTAGGTTCACTTTTTGGCGGCGGTCAAGGAGCAAATGTTGATTGTGATGCTTCGGTCATTATGGTAAATGAACAAGGGAAAGTTCAAGCAAATAGTGACGTAATCTATTTTGGGAATTTACAAAGCCGTGATGGTAGTGTTAAGCATTCAGGTGATAATTTAACTGGTGATGGCGATGGGGATGATGAACAAATTCATGTTGAATTAAATAAAGTACCTACGCATATTCATAAGTTAGTTTTTGTTGTAAATATATATGATGCAGTGAAACGCAGACAACATTTCGGGATGATACAAAATGCCTTTATTCGGATTGTAAATCCACTAACGAACCAAGCGCTTTTACATTATAATTTGACAGATGATTATGCAGGGAAGACTAGTTTAATCGTTGGAGAATTATATAGACATGGACAAGATTGGAAATTTGCTGCAATCGGTACAGGCACTAACGCAGGAAGCTTAGGTGAGGTAGTTAAATCGTTTTCTTAA
- a CDS encoding HAD family hydrolase: MNLFASDLDRTLIYSKRALHEMETPWNQSMVGVEAKNGEHVSFMTKDSYYLLKEIATKHLFVPVTTRTYEQYKRIFIFEKEMPMTYCVTSNGAKIHYKGTLVKDWAEIIHTKLKEDCMEKDELLEKLKSYSLHGELKIADNLFFYYVLKTTIDEDFKSELIKIALENGWNVSLQGRKLYFMPRPICKGEAIKYIMEREGVEKSIGAGDSLLDFPFLSCCHIGYIPRHGELTLENTLNSTHHLTIQKGAFAGEEIVRNVHKQFNLQI; this comes from the coding sequence ATGAATCTATTTGCGTCAGATTTAGACAGAACATTAATTTATTCAAAACGTGCTTTACATGAGATGGAAACCCCTTGGAACCAATCGATGGTCGGTGTGGAAGCAAAAAATGGGGAACATGTTTCTTTTATGACAAAGGATAGTTATTATTTATTGAAGGAAATTGCTACTAAGCATTTATTCGTTCCGGTTACAACCAGAACCTATGAACAATATAAGCGGATTTTTATTTTTGAAAAAGAAATGCCAATGACATACTGTGTTACAAGTAATGGGGCAAAAATCCATTATAAAGGAACGCTTGTAAAGGATTGGGCAGAAATCATTCATACTAAATTAAAAGAAGATTGTATGGAAAAAGACGAATTATTAGAAAAGCTAAAGAGTTATTCTCTGCATGGTGAGTTGAAAATTGCCGATAATCTTTTCTTTTATTATGTATTAAAAACAACTATAGACGAAGATTTCAAAAGTGAACTAATCAAGATTGCATTAGAAAATGGCTGGAATGTATCGTTACAAGGACGTAAACTTTATTTTATGCCAAGGCCCATCTGTAAGGGAGAGGCGATTAAGTACATAATGGAAAGAGAAGGAGTGGAGAAATCAATTGGTGCGGGTGATTCTTTATTAGATTTTCCGTTTCTAAGTTGTTGTCATATAGGATACATTCCAAGACATGGGGAGTTAACTTTGGAAAATACATTAAATTCAACTCATCATCTAACGATTCAAAAAGGAGCATTCGCTGGAGAAGAAATCGTTAGAAATGTTCATAAACAGTTTAATTTACAAATATGA
- a CDS encoding YceG family protein, with translation MNKDFYTIKNVILPLSTENWFDILLKPLKERPLHDTNNRNFTFGQAVVKLFGISLDEDEYYNQLFNWIYKDNTGLHLLTDETLDRAIDNQHFQSIQKVFNRMQEQNLSINRFVAFLDGENVLLKSSIPAIHRKLRESFIKVIEHFAEIEDNGLKNNDIRRLVVDIVKWSINHLQPALEDSQLNENMPKFLWYGDANKSQSYFIYYLLTFGCDIVIVHPEGEDILDKLKLDKELFFQHQYPQFKEPESFPKEERKRTATVAYRASREIESILHHEGSNLYKPWQFRDYLPISITLKTTYDEIFLLEKELAMIRPNFEVSNGEVHIPSVFAKIFGVSKNRKEYWDRIHEIVNKEESLLITSFPFTKAIISDYRYHYRGALGADGLLDPDKILSAHYWNYKQIPIGLQRGIAAAISRVCARPALKKHSNETDEDVAIFLFSQCLLIPDDFLKMLQKFDYAQAVPSIILFKTEQNGVFTREDAAMLLLMNTIGVDIIIYNPAGHVDMETFTKKTLFDIHWLEDVVFDMEYKEPSFLKRGIFSGFLKNRKGE, from the coding sequence ATGAACAAGGACTTTTACACAATCAAAAATGTAATACTTCCTTTGTCTACAGAAAATTGGTTTGATATTCTGTTAAAGCCTCTTAAAGAGCGACCATTGCATGATACGAATAATCGTAATTTTACATTCGGTCAGGCTGTTGTAAAGTTATTTGGAATATCTTTAGATGAGGATGAGTATTATAATCAGCTGTTTAATTGGATATATAAAGATAATACTGGTTTGCACTTATTAACGGATGAAACCCTTGATCGGGCAATTGATAATCAGCACTTTCAATCTATTCAAAAAGTATTTAATCGAATGCAGGAACAGAATTTGTCCATCAATCGATTTGTAGCTTTTCTTGATGGGGAAAATGTCTTGTTGAAATCATCTATTCCTGCCATTCATCGTAAATTAAGAGAAAGTTTCATTAAAGTTATCGAGCATTTTGCAGAAATTGAAGATAACGGCTTAAAAAATAATGATATAAGAAGATTAGTAGTTGATATTGTCAAATGGTCGATCAATCATTTACAGCCTGCTTTGGAAGACAGCCAGTTAAATGAAAACATGCCTAAGTTTTTATGGTATGGAGATGCCAATAAAAGTCAGTCCTATTTTATTTATTATCTCCTTACCTTTGGATGTGATATTGTCATTGTACATCCTGAAGGAGAGGATATTCTCGATAAATTAAAGCTAGATAAGGAACTGTTTTTTCAGCATCAATACCCACAATTTAAAGAGCCTGAAAGTTTTCCTAAAGAAGAAAGAAAAAGAACAGCAACTGTAGCATATAGGGCATCAAGAGAAATTGAGAGCATCCTACACCATGAAGGATCTAATCTTTATAAACCTTGGCAATTTAGAGATTACCTCCCAATTTCCATTACATTAAAAACGACGTATGATGAAATATTTTTACTTGAGAAAGAACTCGCGATGATTCGTCCAAACTTTGAAGTTAGCAATGGTGAAGTGCATATTCCATCTGTTTTTGCTAAAATATTTGGTGTAAGTAAAAATCGAAAAGAATACTGGGATCGAATACACGAGATAGTCAATAAAGAGGAATCGTTATTGATTACAAGTTTTCCATTTACAAAAGCTATTATCAGTGATTATCGCTACCATTATCGTGGGGCACTAGGAGCAGATGGATTGCTTGACCCTGACAAGATATTGAGCGCACATTATTGGAATTATAAACAGATACCAATTGGCTTACAAAGAGGAATAGCTGCTGCTATTTCTAGAGTGTGTGCAAGACCAGCACTTAAGAAACACTCTAATGAAACAGATGAAGATGTAGCAATTTTTCTATTTTCACAATGTTTACTAATACCTGATGATTTCTTGAAAATGCTACAAAAGTTCGATTATGCACAAGCGGTTCCTAGTATCATTCTTTTTAAAACAGAGCAGAATGGTGTGTTTACTAGAGAGGATGCTGCAATGCTTCTATTAATGAATACCATTGGAGTTGATATTATTATCTATAATCCTGCAGGACATGTAGATATGGAGACTTTTACAAAGAAAACATTATTTGATATTCATTGGTTAGAGGATGTTGTGTTTGACATGGAATACAAGGAACCGTCCTTTTTAAAAAGGGGAATTTTTAGCGGATTTTTAAAGAATAGAAAAGGAGAATAA
- a CDS encoding thymidylate synthase, protein MKQYLDLCEHILTNGVKKEDRTGTGTISTFGYQMRFDLSEGFPLITTKKLHLRSIIYELLWFLNGDTNVKYLQDHNVRIWNEWTDEQGNLGPVYGHQWRSWTTREGKTIDQITELIHSIKTNPDSRRLIVSAWNVGDIEKMALPPCHCLFQFYVADGKLSCQLYQRSADVFLGVPFNIASYALLTHMIAQVCDLEVGDFVHSFGDVHIYTNHIEQVQLQLTRDPKPLPQLKINKDVKDIFSFQYEDFEIVNYEAHPHIKGVVSV, encoded by the coding sequence ATGAAACAATATTTAGATCTATGTGAGCATATTTTAACAAATGGTGTAAAGAAAGAAGATCGAACAGGTACTGGAACGATTAGTACGTTTGGATATCAAATGAGGTTTGATCTATCCGAAGGTTTTCCTTTAATTACTACAAAAAAGCTGCATTTGCGCTCTATTATTTATGAGTTACTTTGGTTTTTAAATGGAGATACAAATGTAAAATACTTACAAGATCATAATGTCCGAATTTGGAATGAGTGGACGGACGAGCAAGGAAATCTTGGCCCAGTTTATGGACATCAATGGCGTTCCTGGACGACAAGGGAAGGTAAAACGATTGATCAGATTACAGAATTAATTCATTCAATCAAAACGAATCCAGATTCGAGAAGATTAATTGTTAGCGCATGGAATGTTGGAGATATCGAAAAAATGGCCTTGCCTCCATGTCATTGTCTTTTTCAATTTTATGTAGCAGATGGTAAATTATCCTGTCAGTTGTATCAAAGATCGGCAGATGTATTTCTTGGGGTGCCATTTAATATTGCTTCTTATGCATTATTAACCCATATGATTGCTCAAGTTTGTGATTTAGAGGTAGGGGATTTTGTTCATTCTTTTGGCGATGTTCATATTTATACGAATCATATCGAACAGGTTCAGCTTCAGCTTACTAGAGATCCAAAGCCATTACCACAGCTGAAAATCAATAAGGATGTAAAAGATATTTTCTCCTTCCAATATGAGGATTTTGAAATTGTAAATTATGAAGCACATCCTCATATTAAAGGAGTGGTAAGTGTATGA
- a CDS encoding TerD family protein has translation MSINLSKGQRIDLTKTNPGLTRAIIGLGWDFNQYDGGTGFDLDASAFMANESGKVINDEDFIFYNNLVHPSGGVEHTGDNRTGEGDGDDEQIIIDFAKMPPYVHKVGITVTIHDAESRRQNFGQVSNAFVRVVNEDNNIEILRFDLGEDFSVETAVVVCELYKHNGEWKFNAVGSGFSGGLAALCRNYGLDV, from the coding sequence TTGAGTATTAATCTTTCTAAAGGTCAACGAATTGATTTAACCAAAACAAATCCTGGTTTAACTAGAGCTATCATTGGTTTAGGCTGGGATTTTAACCAATACGATGGTGGAACTGGCTTTGATTTAGATGCTTCTGCTTTTATGGCAAATGAAAGCGGCAAGGTTATAAACGATGAGGATTTTATTTTCTATAATAATCTAGTCCATCCAAGTGGAGGAGTCGAGCATACCGGTGACAATCGTACTGGTGAAGGTGATGGGGATGATGAACAAATTATCATTGACTTTGCCAAAATGCCTCCTTACGTACATAAAGTAGGAATTACTGTTACAATCCATGATGCAGAATCAAGAAGACAAAATTTCGGACAAGTTTCTAACGCATTTGTACGCGTAGTCAATGAAGATAATAATATAGAAATATTACGCTTTGATCTAGGGGAAGATTTTTCTGTTGAAACAGCTGTTGTTGTTTGTGAGCTTTATAAGCATAATGGTGAGTGGAAATTTAATGCAGTAGGAAGCGGTTTTTCTGGAGGACTTGCTGCTTTGTGCCGTAATTATGGTTTAGATGTTTAA
- a CDS encoding toxic anion resistance protein, with amino-acid sequence MQSSNINNADNQVAELLTEEKVSEIKLALRNEPEVQKLAQAIDEKDQIQILEFGKEPATQISKFSDKILNNMKTTKVEDSGELLKQLGRIMDKFDKKDFEDTSKGFFGKLFKKSEKIMEKLFGKYQSMGQEIDKVYVEISKYQNEMVDSTTMLDEMYEQNYQYYLTLEKYAVAGGMKSEELKTQLLPQIEAKAIAGDQLAGMQLDTLRNAIELLDQRVYDLEMAKMVALQTAPQIRLLQRGNTKLIGKINSAFVTTIPIFKNGLIQAVAAKRQKLVADSMSELDRRTNEMLVKNAQNISQQSVDIARLAGSPSIKIETIEESWNIIIKGMQETKSIEEENKRLREEGTKKLEELQNNFKQMKLQG; translated from the coding sequence ATGCAATCGTCCAATATAAATAATGCAGACAATCAAGTTGCAGAATTATTAACGGAAGAAAAAGTATCAGAAATCAAATTAGCGCTTAGAAATGAGCCAGAAGTACAGAAATTGGCACAGGCAATCGACGAAAAGGATCAAATTCAAATACTTGAATTTGGAAAAGAACCAGCAACACAAATTTCTAAATTCTCCGATAAAATCCTAAATAATATGAAAACGACAAAGGTGGAAGATTCGGGAGAGTTATTGAAACAGCTAGGTCGCATTATGGATAAATTCGATAAAAAGGATTTTGAAGATACTTCAAAGGGCTTCTTTGGAAAACTGTTTAAGAAAAGTGAAAAAATCATGGAAAAGCTTTTTGGAAAATATCAATCTATGGGACAAGAGATTGACAAAGTCTATGTAGAAATTTCGAAATATCAAAATGAAATGGTTGATTCTACTACTATGCTCGATGAAATGTATGAGCAAAATTATCAATATTATTTAACATTAGAAAAATACGCTGTTGCAGGAGGTATGAAGTCAGAAGAATTAAAGACTCAGCTACTCCCTCAAATTGAAGCAAAAGCGATTGCTGGAGATCAGTTAGCCGGTATGCAACTAGATACGCTTAGAAATGCAATAGAATTGTTAGATCAACGTGTGTATGATCTAGAAATGGCAAAAATGGTTGCCTTACAAACAGCACCACAAATCCGTTTATTACAAAGAGGAAATACAAAATTAATAGGCAAGATTAATTCAGCCTTTGTTACAACGATTCCTATTTTTAAAAATGGTCTTATTCAAGCTGTTGCAGCAAAAAGACAAAAGTTAGTTGCAGATAGTATGAGTGAATTAGATAGAAGAACGAATGAAATGCTTGTTAAAAATGCCCAAAATATCTCCCAACAAAGTGTAGATATTGCAAGACTTGCAGGCAGTCCTAGTATTAAGATTGAAACAATTGAAGAATCGTGGAATATTATCATTAAGGGCATGCAAGAAACGAAATCAATTGAAGAAGAAAATAAGCGCTTAAGAGAAGAAGGAACAAAAAAATTAGAAGAATTACAAAATAACTTTAAGCAAATGAAGCTTCAAGGGTAA